One genomic region from Bradyrhizobium icense encodes:
- a CDS encoding protein-L-isoaspartate(D-aspartate) O-methyltransferase — MIMKILLLLVLSMVVVAREATAQEPQCDRERAAMVETIRTYARSDASVLGRQGPSERVLEAIGRTKRHLFIPERSCSIAYANKPVSIGHGQTISQPFIVALMTELAEVAPDHVVLEVGTGSGYQAAILAHLARKVCTIEIIPSLAETATKTLRGLAYENVSVRLGDGYAGWPECGPFDAIVVTAALGQVPPPLIEQLKVGGRLVMPVGSAYTSQQLTVVEKTAPDKTTSRAVALVRFVPFTRSKE, encoded by the coding sequence ATGATCATGAAGATCCTGCTGCTGCTCGTTCTGTCCATGGTTGTCGTCGCGCGGGAGGCGACAGCACAGGAACCACAATGCGACCGCGAACGCGCCGCCATGGTGGAAACCATCCGGACCTACGCCCGCTCCGACGCCAGTGTTTTGGGGCGGCAGGGCCCGTCGGAGAGAGTCCTTGAGGCCATCGGGCGAACGAAACGCCATCTGTTCATCCCCGAGCGGTCTTGCTCCATCGCCTATGCGAACAAGCCGGTTTCGATCGGCCACGGCCAGACCATATCGCAACCGTTCATCGTGGCCTTGATGACGGAGTTGGCAGAGGTCGCGCCCGATCATGTCGTGCTCGAGGTCGGTACGGGCTCGGGCTATCAGGCCGCCATCCTTGCGCATCTGGCGCGGAAGGTCTGTACCATCGAGATCATCCCGTCATTGGCCGAGACCGCCACGAAAACACTGCGCGGCCTCGCGTATGAAAACGTGAGCGTCAGGCTGGGCGACGGCTATGCAGGCTGGCCCGAATGCGGTCCTTTCGACGCCATCGTCGTAACCGCGGCACTGGGCCAGGTACCGCCACCGCTGATCGAGCAGCTCAAGGTGGGTGGCAGGCTCGTCATGCCGGTGGGATCGGCCTACACCAGTCAGCAGCTCACGGTCGTTGAGAAAACCGCCCCTGACAAGACGACGTCGCGCGCCGTTGCCCTCGTGCGCTTTGTGCCCTTTACGCGTTCAAAAGAGTAA
- a CDS encoding acyl-CoA carboxylase subunit beta, giving the protein MKDILDTLEERRAGAKLGGGEKRIEAQHARGKLTARERIELLLDKGSFEEFDMFVEHRSTEFGMEKTKVPGDGVVTGWGTVNGRKTFVFAKDFTVFGGSLSETHALKITKLQDMAMKARAPIIGLYDAGGARIQEGVAALAGYSYVFRRNVIASGVIPQISVIMGPCAGGDVYSPAMTDFIFMVKNTSYMFVTGPDVVKTVTNEVVTAEELGGASVHATRSSIADGAFENDVETLLQMRRLIDFLPSNNTDGVPEWPSFDDIGRVDMSLDTLIPDNPNKPYDMKELILKVVDEGDFFEISEAFAKNIVTGFGRIAGRTVGFVANQPMVLAGVLDSDASRKAARFVRFCDAFNIPIVTFVDVPGFLPGTAQEYGGLIKHGAKLLFAYSQCTVPLVTVITRKAYGGAFDVMASKEIGADMNYAWPTAQIAVMGAKGAVEIIFRSDMNDPEAIAKRTKEYEDRFLSPFIAAERGYIDDVIMPHSTRKRIARALAMLKDKKVEMPAKKHDNLPL; this is encoded by the coding sequence ATGAAGGATATCCTGGACACCCTCGAAGAACGGCGCGCCGGCGCCAAGCTGGGCGGCGGCGAAAAGCGCATCGAGGCGCAGCACGCTCGCGGAAAATTGACCGCGCGGGAGCGCATCGAGCTTCTGCTCGACAAGGGCTCGTTCGAGGAGTTCGACATGTTCGTCGAGCACCGCTCGACCGAATTCGGCATGGAGAAGACGAAGGTGCCGGGCGATGGCGTCGTCACCGGCTGGGGCACCGTCAACGGCCGCAAGACCTTTGTGTTCGCCAAGGATTTTACCGTGTTCGGCGGCTCGCTGTCGGAAACCCACGCGCTGAAAATCACAAAGCTGCAGGATATGGCGATGAAGGCGAGGGCGCCGATCATCGGCCTCTACGATGCCGGCGGCGCGCGCATCCAGGAGGGCGTGGCGGCGCTCGCAGGCTATTCCTACGTGTTCCGCCGCAATGTCATTGCCTCGGGCGTGATCCCGCAGATCTCCGTCATCATGGGGCCATGCGCCGGCGGCGACGTCTATTCGCCCGCCATGACCGACTTCATCTTCATGGTGAAGAACACCAGCTACATGTTCGTGACCGGACCCGACGTGGTGAAGACCGTCACCAACGAGGTGGTCACGGCCGAAGAACTCGGCGGCGCCTCGGTCCACGCCACGCGCTCCTCGATCGCGGACGGCGCGTTCGAGAACGACGTCGAGACGCTGTTGCAGATGCGCCGGCTGATCGATTTCCTGCCCTCCAACAACACCGACGGCGTGCCGGAATGGCCGAGTTTTGACGACATCGGCCGCGTGGACATGTCGCTGGACACGCTGATCCCGGACAATCCGAACAAGCCCTACGACATGAAGGAGCTGATCCTCAAGGTGGTGGACGAGGGCGACTTCTTCGAGATCTCGGAAGCGTTTGCGAAGAACATCGTCACCGGCTTTGGCCGCATCGCCGGCCGCACCGTCGGCTTCGTCGCCAACCAGCCGATGGTGCTGGCGGGTGTGCTCGACAGCGACGCCTCGCGGAAAGCCGCGCGCTTTGTCCGTTTTTGTGATGCCTTCAACATCCCGATCGTGACGTTCGTCGACGTGCCGGGCTTCCTGCCGGGCACAGCTCAAGAGTATGGCGGCCTGATCAAGCACGGCGCGAAGCTGCTGTTCGCCTACTCGCAATGCACGGTGCCGCTCGTCACCGTCATTACGCGCAAGGCCTATGGCGGCGCCTTCGACGTCATGGCGTCCAAGGAAATCGGCGCCGACATGAACTACGCCTGGCCGACCGCGCAGATCGCTGTCATGGGCGCCAAGGGCGCCGTCGAAATCATCTTCCGCAGCGACATGAACGATCCCGAGGCGATCGCCAAGCGCACCAAGGAATACGAAGACCGCTTCCTGTCCCCCTTCATCGCCGCCGAACGCGGCTATATCGACGACGTCATCATGCCGCATTCGACCAGGAAGCGGATTGCAAGGGCGCTGGCGATGCTGAAAGACAAGAAGGTGGAAATGCCGGCGAAGAAGCACGACAATTTGCCGTTGTGA
- a CDS encoding penicillin-binding transpeptidase domain-containing protein, translated as MINRRHALGLLTATTLLPARALANVSYQRSEFRDDLAKRFFDLGTTGTFVGYKVDDYLIIASDKVRSGEGRLPASTFKIPNSIIALETGVVEDPDKDVFKWDGVKRSIEPWNKDHTLRSAIAASAVPVYQEIARRIGQERMQKYVDLFDYGNRDIGGGIDQFWLTGNLRIDPIQQIDFVDRLRRGVLPVSKRSQELTRDILPVTKVGDATIRAKSGLLGAEQGKPSLAWMVGWAEKGSQQTVFAMNVDCKEQSHIAARMTVVQQCLADIVAI; from the coding sequence GTGATCAATCGTCGTCATGCGCTCGGCCTGCTTACTGCGACCACGCTGTTGCCCGCGCGCGCCCTTGCCAACGTCTCCTATCAGCGCAGCGAGTTTCGCGACGATCTGGCCAAGCGCTTTTTCGATCTCGGCACGACCGGCACCTTCGTTGGCTACAAGGTGGATGATTACCTGATCATCGCCAGCGACAAGGTGCGCTCGGGCGAGGGCAGGCTACCGGCCTCGACGTTCAAGATTCCGAATTCGATCATTGCGCTGGAAACTGGCGTGGTCGAGGACCCCGACAAGGACGTCTTCAAGTGGGATGGCGTAAAGCGCAGCATCGAGCCCTGGAACAAGGATCACACGTTGCGCTCGGCGATCGCGGCCTCCGCAGTGCCGGTCTATCAGGAAATTGCCCGGCGCATCGGGCAGGAGCGCATGCAGAAATATGTCGACCTGTTCGACTATGGCAACCGCGACATCGGCGGCGGCATCGACCAGTTCTGGCTGACCGGCAACCTGCGCATCGACCCGATCCAGCAGATCGATTTCGTCGACCGGCTGCGGCGCGGCGTGCTGCCGGTCTCCAAGCGCAGCCAGGAATTGACACGCGACATTCTTCCCGTGACGAAGGTCGGCGACGCCACCATCCGCGCCAAGAGCGGCTTGCTGGGCGCCGAGCAAGGCAAGCCGTCCTTGGCCTGGATGGTCGGTTGGGCCGAGAAGGGCAGCCAGCAGACGGTGTTCGCCATGAACGTGGACTGCAAGGAGCAAAGCCACATCGCCGCGCGCATGACGGTCGTGCAGCAATGCCTAGCCGATATCGTGGCGATCTAA
- a CDS encoding EscU/YscU/HrcU family type III secretion system export apparatus switch protein: protein MSVETRSKLAVALHYDKTGAPRVVAKGKGVIGAKIIELAREHDIPIEENEVLAGALSHVEIGDEIPPELYKAVAEVLIFVLRLSGRIR from the coding sequence ATGAGCGTCGAGACCAGAAGCAAGCTTGCGGTCGCGCTGCATTATGACAAGACCGGCGCGCCGCGGGTCGTCGCGAAGGGCAAGGGCGTCATCGGTGCGAAGATCATCGAGCTCGCCCGGGAACACGATATTCCGATCGAGGAGAACGAGGTGCTGGCGGGCGCCTTGTCCCATGTCGAGATCGGCGACGAAATCCCGCCGGAGCTCTACAAGGCAGTCGCCGAAGTGCTGATCTTCGTGCTGCGGCTGTCGGGCCGGATCCGGTGA
- a CDS encoding VOC family protein translates to MATQVKPVPKGFHTVTPYLVVDGAEKVIRFMKEAFGAEPVFEPMMRPDGKVMHAEFKIGDSIVMISDSSERAQPTSTMLYLYVPNVDAVYQKALKAGATSLMEPADQFYGDRSGGVKDPAGNSWHIGTHIEDVSPTELKKRATEFMKQQHKAA, encoded by the coding sequence ATGGCAACACAGGTAAAGCCGGTTCCCAAGGGATTTCACACCGTCACGCCTTATCTCGTCGTCGATGGGGCGGAGAAGGTCATTCGCTTCATGAAGGAGGCCTTCGGAGCCGAACCAGTATTCGAGCCGATGATGCGGCCCGACGGCAAGGTCATGCATGCGGAGTTCAAAATCGGAGATTCCATCGTGATGATTTCCGACTCCTCGGAGCGTGCACAACCGACATCCACCATGCTGTATCTCTACGTGCCCAACGTCGACGCAGTTTATCAGAAGGCGCTTAAGGCCGGCGCAACATCGTTGATGGAGCCCGCGGATCAATTTTATGGCGACCGCAGCGGCGGCGTGAAGGACCCGGCCGGCAATAGCTGGCACATCGGCACCCACATCGAGGACGTATCGCCGACTGAACTCAAGAAGCGCGCGACGGAGTTCATGAAGCAGCAGCACAAGGCGGCGTAG
- a CDS encoding DUF4260 domain-containing protein yields MTDTASADTSGAVTGGARTVLRLEGLALFIGMTLLYYIWDGSWWVYALLFFVPDLSFAAYLGGPRTGALVYNTAHSYLAPMAIMTTGFATAAPLTLSIAMIWLAHIGFDRALGYGLKYATGFGFTHLGRIGKPSN; encoded by the coding sequence ATGACCGATACCGCAAGCGCCGACACCTCGGGCGCCGTTACAGGGGGTGCGCGAACGGTGCTGCGGCTGGAGGGATTAGCGCTCTTTATCGGTATGACGCTGCTTTATTATATCTGGGACGGATCGTGGTGGGTCTACGCCCTGCTGTTCTTCGTGCCGGACTTGAGCTTTGCCGCCTATCTGGGAGGACCGCGAACCGGCGCCCTCGTCTACAACACCGCCCACAGCTACCTCGCGCCGATGGCGATCATGACGACCGGATTTGCCACTGCCGCGCCGCTCACACTCTCGATCGCCATGATCTGGCTGGCCCATATCGGCTTCGACCGCGCGCTGGGCTACGGGCTGAAATACGCCACCGGTTTTGGTTTCACGCATCTGGGCCGGATCGGGAAGCCTTCGAATTGA
- the ftsZ gene encoding cell division protein FtsZ produces the protein MGGTDIRELRARIIVFGVGGAGGNAVNNMIDAGLEGVEFIVANTDAQALTSSKARRVIQMGTQVTGGLGAGAQPDVGRAAAEETTDEIRDHLTGAHMVFITAGMGGGTGTGAAPVIARIARELGILTIGVVTKPFQFEGQRRMRYAEAGIAELLKAVDTLLIIPNQNLFRVANEKTSFADAFAIADQVLYSGVACISDLIVKEGLINLDFADVLSVMREKGKAMMGRGEASGQKRVLNAAVAAISNPLIENPSIKRASGLIVSITGGRDLTLFEVDEAATRIRDEADPDANIIVGATFDASLEGIVRVSVVATGIDNLDVAGQTQAAEGLLTDLAGRLSNDRRRIAERSVPPPQFASPPSLIPARHLEGRPPIVEQARHVAPQRLDPYGRASPARNPIEEQVLDIPAFLGGKGN, from the coding sequence ATGGGTGGCACTGATATTCGCGAGTTGAGGGCGCGCATTATCGTGTTCGGGGTGGGCGGTGCCGGCGGCAATGCCGTCAACAACATGATCGACGCGGGGCTTGAAGGCGTCGAGTTCATCGTCGCCAATACCGACGCCCAGGCGCTCACCAGTTCGAAAGCCAGGCGCGTCATCCAGATGGGCACGCAGGTGACCGGAGGCCTTGGCGCCGGCGCGCAGCCCGACGTGGGGCGTGCCGCAGCGGAAGAGACGACCGACGAGATCCGCGACCATCTGACCGGCGCGCATATGGTGTTCATCACCGCCGGCATGGGCGGCGGCACCGGCACGGGGGCCGCGCCCGTCATCGCCAGGATTGCGCGCGAGCTCGGCATTCTCACCATCGGCGTCGTCACCAAGCCGTTCCAGTTCGAAGGCCAGCGCCGCATGCGCTATGCCGAAGCCGGCATTGCGGAACTGTTGAAGGCGGTCGACACGCTCCTGATCATCCCGAACCAGAACCTGTTCCGGGTGGCCAACGAGAAGACCTCCTTTGCCGATGCGTTCGCGATCGCCGATCAGGTGCTCTATTCGGGCGTGGCCTGCATCAGCGACCTCATCGTCAAGGAAGGCCTGATCAATCTCGATTTTGCCGACGTTCTCTCGGTGATGCGCGAGAAGGGCAAGGCCATGATGGGCAGGGGCGAGGCTTCCGGCCAGAAGCGCGTGCTGAACGCTGCGGTAGCTGCGATTTCCAACCCGTTGATCGAGAATCCCTCGATCAAGCGCGCCAGCGGCCTCATCGTTTCCATCACCGGCGGCCGCGACCTGACGCTGTTCGAGGTCGACGAAGCCGCCACCCGCATTCGCGACGAGGCCGATCCGGACGCCAACATCATCGTCGGCGCGACCTTCGATGCCAGCCTCGAAGGCATCGTCCGCGTCTCGGTGGTAGCGACCGGCATCGATAATCTCGACGTGGCAGGCCAGACGCAAGCCGCGGAAGGCCTGCTCACGGACCTCGCCGGCAGGCTGAGCAACGACCGGCGCCGCATCGCCGAGCGCAGCGTACCGCCGCCGCAATTCGCCAGTCCGCCTTCGCTGATTCCGGCACGCCACCTCGAAGGACGGCCGCCGATCGTCGAACAGGCACGGCACGTGGCGCCGCAGCGCCTCGATCCGTACGGCCGCGCCTCACCCGCGCGCAACCCGATCGAGGAACAGGTTCTGGATATCCCGGCATTTCTGGGCGGCAAGGGCAACTGA
- a CDS encoding GreA/GreB family elongation factor, giving the protein MNNPSIPDITLPASDHRRLERLARVGADQGDLDARFLLSEINRAEIVPDRAARLDNIVTMGSWVTFWINLGFPRETRQLVYPEDYTSERTQIPVTSPFGAALVGLKVGSEIPFFTAGRTNVVRIERVSRGDPNDVVRALFSNPVVQGQKLFDDDDPGPSAA; this is encoded by the coding sequence GTGAACAACCCCTCTATCCCGGACATCACTCTTCCGGCGTCTGACCATCGCCGCTTGGAACGGCTCGCGCGGGTGGGCGCAGATCAAGGCGACTTGGACGCACGCTTTCTGTTGAGTGAGATCAACCGTGCGGAAATCGTCCCTGATCGCGCAGCCAGATTGGACAACATCGTCACCATGGGTTCGTGGGTGACGTTCTGGATCAACTTGGGCTTCCCTCGCGAGACGAGGCAACTGGTTTACCCCGAAGACTACACGTCCGAGCGAACCCAGATCCCCGTGACGTCACCGTTTGGCGCAGCGTTGGTGGGGCTGAAGGTCGGAAGCGAAATCCCCTTCTTCACCGCTGGGCGCACCAACGTGGTCAGGATCGAACGCGTCAGTCGAGGTGATCCGAATGATGTTGTCAGGGCTCTGTTTAGCAATCCGGTGGTCCAGGGCCAAAAGCTCTTTGATGACGATGATCCAGGACCATCAGCCGCTTAG
- a CDS encoding FAD-binding oxidoreductase — MENSREEAVSGARLKHYGWGREDEGMTTEERAFVLGRYSEKFARDAFETKVVPRLEDLTLRAPRVAPPASLAAICTSDRYDRAAHAYGKSYPDYVRAMLGDYDSAPDVVGYPRNEAEIAAVMDWAGGVSASLTPFGGGTSVCGGVEPRVDGISYKAAVTLDLRNLGKVVEVDQISRAALIEGGAFGPSLENQLKPHGLTLRHFPQSFEYSTLGGWIATRSGGHFASLYTHIDDFVESLRVVTPRGTLETRRLPGSGAGPSPDRMFIGSEGTLGVISRAWMRLQPRPKFRAGASVRFHSFFGAARALRAIAQAGLYPSNCRILDAQEAFNTGAADGSVAIMVLGFESGDHSPDAWMARALECCADHGGTPEAAKAGDSHLEGAAGIWRNAFIRMPYAREFLTPAGIINDTFETAITWDRFESFHDKVKAATEDAILEATGVKGEVTCRFTHVYPDGPAPYFSFHALGRHGALLEQWQAIKNAASDALIEAGGTITHHHAVGRDHRPWYDRQRPELFAAALRAAKRELDPQGMLNPGVLIDP; from the coding sequence ATGGAAAATAGCAGGGAGGAGGCCGTGAGCGGTGCAAGGCTAAAACATTACGGCTGGGGCCGCGAAGACGAAGGCATGACTACCGAGGAGCGGGCCTTTGTGCTCGGCCGCTACAGCGAAAAATTTGCGCGCGATGCATTTGAGACAAAAGTCGTCCCGCGTCTGGAGGACCTGACATTGCGCGCGCCGCGCGTGGCGCCACCGGCCTCACTTGCCGCTATTTGCACGAGCGACCGATACGACCGCGCCGCGCACGCCTACGGCAAATCCTATCCGGACTACGTGCGAGCCATGCTCGGCGATTACGATAGCGCGCCCGACGTGGTTGGCTATCCAAGGAACGAAGCAGAGATTGCCGCTGTCATGGACTGGGCCGGCGGCGTCAGCGCGTCGCTGACGCCGTTCGGGGGCGGGACGAGCGTCTGCGGTGGTGTCGAGCCGCGCGTTGACGGTATCAGCTACAAGGCGGCCGTCACACTGGACTTACGCAATCTCGGCAAGGTCGTCGAGGTGGATCAGATATCGCGCGCCGCACTGATCGAAGGCGGTGCCTTTGGTCCGTCTCTGGAGAACCAGCTTAAGCCGCATGGCCTCACGTTGCGTCATTTTCCCCAGAGTTTCGAGTATTCAACCCTTGGCGGCTGGATCGCGACGCGGTCGGGCGGTCATTTCGCCAGTCTCTACACGCATATCGACGATTTCGTTGAAAGCCTGCGCGTCGTGACGCCGCGCGGCACATTGGAAACGCGTCGCTTGCCGGGATCAGGTGCTGGGCCGAGTCCCGACCGCATGTTCATAGGCTCGGAAGGAACGCTCGGGGTGATTTCGCGCGCCTGGATGCGATTGCAGCCACGTCCGAAATTCCGTGCCGGCGCATCGGTTCGTTTTCACTCGTTCTTCGGTGCGGCCCGCGCGCTGCGCGCGATCGCACAGGCCGGCCTCTATCCATCGAACTGCCGCATCCTTGACGCGCAAGAGGCGTTCAACACCGGGGCGGCCGACGGCAGCGTCGCGATCATGGTGCTCGGCTTTGAATCGGGCGACCATTCGCCGGATGCCTGGATGGCACGCGCGCTCGAATGCTGCGCCGACCATGGCGGGACACCGGAGGCGGCAAAGGCCGGCGATTCACATCTCGAAGGCGCGGCAGGAATCTGGCGTAACGCATTCATTCGTATGCCCTATGCGCGCGAGTTTCTGACCCCGGCCGGCATCATCAACGACACCTTCGAGACCGCAATCACCTGGGATCGGTTCGAAAGCTTCCACGACAAGGTGAAGGCGGCGACAGAGGATGCGATCCTTGAGGCGACGGGCGTAAAAGGCGAGGTTACATGCCGCTTCACCCATGTCTATCCTGACGGGCCCGCGCCCTATTTTTCTTTCCATGCGCTCGGCCGCCACGGTGCTCTGCTGGAACAGTGGCAGGCAATCAAGAATGCGGCCAGCGATGCGCTGATCGAGGCAGGCGGGACGATCACGCATCATCACGCCGTTGGCCGTGATCATCGTCCCTGGTACGATCGTCAGCGTCCGGAGCTCTTCGCGGCCGCGCTTCGGGCGGCAAAAAGAGAACTCGATCCGCAAGGCATGCTCAACCCCGGAGTGCTTATCGATCCGTAA
- a CDS encoding flagellar hook-length control protein FliK — protein sequence MANSINPVLPVLAAQEAGGIAPELVLQPGSVVNAQVLKVLSADLVRIAIASLSIDVATEIPLQQGQNLQLAVSQTKDGIRLAVVGQGSDAAGASADAVTLSSNALAEAAANRPAIVSVKNVLTPLERAAVSAAAQAAATEQDSLAPLFANLGAAISSSNLPPKLQAAIAQVLAQQTSLDQNLDGADIKTAFQKSGIFLETSLASGTVSPSGVPDLKAALIVLRQTLQSALGVNSTTAPPATPAGAQQTAPPQAVASLAPSLSPNVDVPEILLPQARLLAAENLALPAHAARSPLATPPSAGATLNLLQEALQELGVPVRAATAASKDVRAGDVTFHTNTPPPPIRGGLPTAQPIASPSIAPHAPLEATAHHLLDDTDAAIARQTLLQVASLPDRIDAGPKADVTAPRWNFEIPFVTPQGTAMAQFEISRDSGSEAVEAVKRVWRARFSLDVEPAGPVHALISLTGEKTSVRIWAERPATAEQLRAGTSQLSEALSRAELQPGDIVIRDGAPPQAAPAARAGHFLDRAL from the coding sequence ATGGCGAATTCGATCAATCCCGTTCTGCCGGTGCTTGCCGCCCAAGAGGCTGGCGGCATTGCGCCTGAACTCGTGCTGCAGCCGGGCAGCGTGGTCAACGCCCAGGTCCTGAAAGTGCTGTCTGCCGATCTCGTGCGGATTGCGATCGCCAGCCTCTCGATCGACGTGGCCACGGAAATTCCGTTGCAGCAGGGCCAGAACCTGCAGCTCGCGGTATCGCAGACCAAGGACGGCATCCGCCTGGCCGTGGTCGGGCAGGGCAGTGATGCCGCCGGGGCATCCGCCGACGCCGTCACCTTGTCATCCAATGCGCTGGCCGAGGCCGCAGCCAATCGGCCGGCCATCGTCTCAGTGAAGAACGTGCTGACGCCGCTGGAGCGCGCGGCCGTCTCCGCCGCCGCCCAGGCCGCTGCGACCGAACAGGACAGCCTGGCGCCGTTGTTTGCCAATCTGGGGGCGGCGATTTCGTCCAGCAATCTGCCGCCGAAATTGCAAGCGGCGATCGCGCAGGTGCTGGCGCAACAGACCAGTCTCGATCAGAACCTCGATGGCGCCGACATCAAGACGGCGTTCCAGAAGTCTGGAATATTCCTCGAAACCTCGCTGGCGTCGGGCACGGTATCTCCAAGCGGCGTACCCGACTTAAAGGCCGCGCTGATCGTGCTGCGTCAGACGCTGCAGTCGGCGCTCGGCGTCAATTCGACGACCGCGCCGCCGGCGACACCGGCCGGGGCGCAACAGACTGCGCCGCCACAGGCCGTCGCGAGCCTCGCGCCGTCTTTGTCGCCCAACGTCGATGTGCCGGAAATCCTGCTGCCGCAGGCGCGATTGCTTGCAGCCGAAAATCTCGCGCTGCCGGCTCACGCCGCCCGAAGCCCGCTGGCGACCCCGCCTTCGGCCGGCGCAACGCTGAACCTTCTGCAGGAAGCGCTGCAGGAACTCGGCGTTCCCGTCAGGGCTGCCACCGCCGCGTCGAAAGACGTTCGGGCCGGCGACGTCACCTTCCACACCAACACGCCGCCGCCGCCGATCCGCGGCGGACTGCCGACCGCACAGCCGATCGCCTCGCCCAGCATCGCGCCGCATGCGCCGCTCGAGGCGACCGCGCACCATCTGCTTGATGATACCGATGCTGCCATCGCGCGGCAGACGCTGCTGCAGGTCGCCTCCTTGCCCGATCGCATCGATGCGGGGCCGAAAGCTGACGTCACCGCGCCACGCTGGAATTTCGAAATTCCCTTCGTGACGCCGCAGGGCACCGCGATGGCGCAGTTCGAGATTTCCCGCGATAGCGGCAGCGAAGCCGTCGAGGCGGTCAAGCGGGTGTGGCGGGCGCGATTTTCGCTCGACGTCGAGCCGGCCGGCCCGGTTCACGCGCTGATATCGCTGACCGGCGAAAAGACTTCGGTGCGGATCTGGGCGGAACGACCGGCGACCGCAGAGCAACTGCGTGCCGGGACCTCGCAGCTGAGCGAGGCGCTCAGCCGCGCCGAGTTGCAGCCCGGCGATATCGTGATCCGCGACGGCGCGCCGCCGCAGGCCGCACCCGCGGCCCGTGCCGGCCATTTTCTGGACCGCGCGCTATGA
- a CDS encoding dienelactone hydrolase family protein, translating into MLTGWRVAAGAAILCTATLFTCIETSAQSIPKDVAARTEIYAIPSLTISDQQFLTGDTNGKQVTVAGQFRIAQGTGKLPVVVLMHGSSGVGAAMDPWVRHFNAMGISTFVIDGFSGRGLTMVGPNQALLGRLNFIVDIYRALDILAKHPRVDPDRIVLMGFSRGGQATLYASLERFHKLWNKSGAQFAAYIPFYPDCSTTYATDTDVVARPIRIFHGTPDDYNPVASCKAYLVRLQEAKRDVVLTEYPDSPHGFDVGLLGVSRLAVSANAQTARNCRLKEGEGGVLMNDDTKAPFTYKDACIALNPHVGGNPATAQEARKAVSDFLQALLKLG; encoded by the coding sequence ATGCTGACGGGTTGGCGCGTCGCAGCGGGAGCTGCGATTCTTTGTACCGCTACGCTATTCACCTGCATCGAAACGTCAGCGCAATCGATCCCGAAAGACGTCGCCGCGCGCACCGAGATTTACGCGATCCCGTCGCTGACGATTTCCGACCAGCAATTTTTGACCGGCGATACCAACGGCAAGCAGGTCACCGTCGCCGGCCAATTCCGCATCGCGCAAGGCACCGGCAAACTCCCCGTGGTGGTACTGATGCACGGCTCGAGCGGCGTCGGCGCCGCGATGGATCCGTGGGTGCGCCACTTCAATGCAATGGGGATTTCGACCTTCGTCATCGACGGCTTCAGCGGGCGCGGGCTGACGATGGTCGGCCCGAACCAGGCCCTGCTAGGCCGGCTCAACTTCATCGTCGACATCTACCGCGCGCTGGATATTCTTGCCAAGCATCCGCGCGTCGACCCTGATCGCATCGTGCTGATGGGATTTTCACGCGGCGGACAGGCCACGCTCTACGCCAGCCTCGAGCGCTTCCACAAGCTCTGGAACAAGTCCGGGGCGCAATTCGCCGCCTATATTCCGTTCTATCCGGATTGCTCCACGACCTATGCTACCGACACCGACGTCGTGGCGCGCCCGATCCGCATTTTTCACGGCACGCCCGACGACTACAATCCCGTCGCAAGCTGCAAGGCCTATCTCGTCCGCCTGCAGGAAGCCAAGCGCGACGTCGTGCTGACCGAATATCCGGATTCGCCGCACGGCTTCGACGTCGGCCTGCTCGGCGTCAGCAGGCTTGCCGTTTCCGCCAATGCGCAAACCGCGCGCAATTGTCGCCTCAAGGAAGGCGAAGGCGGCGTGTTGATGAACGACGACACCAAGGCGCCCTTCACCTACAAGGATGCCTGCATCGCGCTCAATCCGCACGTCGGCGGCAACCCGGCCACCGCGCAGGAAGCGCGGAAAGCGGTGAGCGACTTCCTGCAGGCGTTGTTGAAGCTCGGGTAG